From the Psychrobacillus sp. FSL K6-4046 genome, one window contains:
- a CDS encoding IS1182 family transposase, with the protein MISNQETLNLSPYMALYDLIIPKDNMLRQINELVDFSFILEELQSKYCLDHGRKAISPIRMFKYLLLKAIHDVSDVDLVERSKYDMSFKYFLGMAPEDEVIEPSSLTKFRRLRLQDVDLLDMLIGKTVEIALEKEIIKSKTIIVDATHTKARYNQKSPKEFLQEKSKNARKAVYKIDESMKEKFPEKPTSNEVSDEVTYCKKVIEVIEKEPQIAQVPAVKERLNTLKEIVEDTLFHLNYSSDTDARVGHKSADTSFFGYKTHIAMSDERIITAAIVTTGEQGDGQHLIDLIEKSQRTGMKIEKVLGDTAYSSKDNLIYTKTNKVQLISKLHPLITNGHRRKEDLFEFNKDANLYVCPAGHLAKGKTIKKRNTDDNRNPQIKYNFDVEKCKICPFRVGCYKEGSKSKTYCVTIKSTEHLEQEAFQNTEEFKQLAKERYKIEAKNSELKSGHGYDTAISTGLFGMEIQGATTIFAVNLKRILKLLNE; encoded by the coding sequence ATGATTTCAAACCAAGAAACGCTGAACTTAAGTCCATACATGGCGTTATATGATTTAATAATTCCAAAAGACAATATGCTTCGTCAAATCAATGAACTTGTTGATTTTTCGTTTATTTTAGAAGAACTTCAATCAAAATATTGTTTGGATCATGGTCGTAAAGCGATTTCACCCATTCGTATGTTTAAGTATTTATTATTAAAAGCAATTCATGATGTGTCCGATGTGGATTTAGTGGAACGTTCAAAATATGATATGTCATTTAAATACTTCTTAGGAATGGCTCCAGAGGATGAGGTCATTGAACCAAGTTCACTTACAAAATTTCGTCGACTTCGTTTACAAGATGTAGATTTGTTAGATATGTTAATTGGGAAAACCGTTGAAATCGCACTTGAAAAAGAAATCATCAAAAGTAAAACAATCATTGTGGACGCAACGCATACGAAAGCACGTTACAATCAAAAATCGCCCAAAGAATTCTTACAAGAAAAATCAAAGAATGCCCGAAAAGCGGTCTATAAAATAGATGAATCTATGAAAGAGAAGTTTCCAGAAAAACCGACTTCTAACGAAGTGTCAGATGAAGTGACTTACTGTAAAAAAGTCATTGAAGTGATAGAGAAAGAGCCACAAATAGCGCAAGTGCCTGCCGTGAAAGAACGTTTAAATACATTAAAAGAAATCGTAGAAGACACACTATTTCATCTGAATTATTCAAGCGATACCGATGCACGTGTCGGACATAAATCAGCAGATACATCTTTCTTTGGTTATAAAACTCATATAGCGATGAGCGATGAACGAATTATTACAGCAGCGATTGTAACAACTGGTGAACAAGGTGATGGACAACATTTAATAGATTTAATTGAAAAAAGCCAACGTACAGGTATGAAAATAGAGAAGGTGCTTGGAGATACAGCATATTCTAGTAAAGACAATTTAATATATACCAAGACAAATAAGGTCCAACTCATTTCAAAATTACATCCGCTGATTACAAATGGCCACCGTAGAAAAGAAGATTTATTTGAATTTAATAAAGACGCTAATTTATATGTTTGTCCAGCGGGTCATTTAGCAAAAGGAAAAACTATAAAAAAAAGAAATACAGATGACAACCGTAACCCTCAAATCAAATATAATTTTGATGTTGAAAAATGTAAAATATGCCCTTTCAGAGTTGGGTGTTACAAAGAAGGATCGAAATCTAAAACATATTGTGTCACAATCAAATCGACAGAGCACCTTGAACAAGAGGCATTTCAGAATACCGAAGAATTTAAACAGCTTGCCAAAGAGCGATATAAAATCGAGGCAAAGAATAGTGAATTAAAGAGTGGACACGGCTACGATACAGCGATTAGCACGGGTCTTTTTGGCATGGAAATACAAGGAGCCACAACCATATTTGCGGTCAACTTGAAGCGAATCCTAAAGTTACTTAACGAATGA
- a CDS encoding IS110 family transposase, which produces MNNSTNHKINQVTEKTLVIGIDIAKRKHYACAVDDRGRVLHKSFPIRQSAEGFTTFYEQLLVLQNKHEKSEILVGFEPTGHYWMNLAAHLTAHDIRYVFVNPSHVKKSKELDDNLQTKNDVKDAMVIAKLIRDGRFSFPRILEGIEAELRNGASHRASLQKELGIITNRIIRWTDRFFPEFQHVFKDIGKTALAVLEKTPLPEDLREKEVAELLPFYKEVEGLKCVSSPKIIKLKEAAEISIGLTEGLEMARFEIHSLVMQYRLVEQQYELLAERLQEIAQDMPDYIFLLSIEGIGSNTAIELLSEVGPFTNFRSPRQIIKLAGLTLRENSSGEQKGQKKISKRGRKRLRAALFRAILPMIRYNPAFKALYHYYIERPVNPLRKKEAMVVLCGKLLKIAHGLCTKKQMFQSERMIQDLTVLQTAA; this is translated from the coding sequence ATGAATAATAGTACGAATCATAAAATTAATCAAGTGACTGAAAAGACGTTGGTCATCGGAATCGATATCGCCAAACGCAAACATTACGCATGTGCTGTAGACGACCGTGGACGAGTATTGCATAAGTCCTTTCCCATCAGACAGTCGGCAGAAGGATTTACGACCTTCTATGAACAGCTACTTGTATTACAAAACAAACATGAGAAATCAGAAATCCTTGTTGGGTTCGAACCAACAGGACACTACTGGATGAACCTAGCGGCCCATTTAACCGCGCATGACATCCGCTATGTGTTCGTGAATCCTAGTCACGTGAAGAAATCCAAAGAATTGGATGACAATCTGCAGACAAAGAACGATGTGAAGGATGCGATGGTCATCGCCAAGTTGATCCGCGATGGACGGTTCAGCTTCCCACGCATTTTAGAAGGCATCGAAGCGGAACTGCGCAATGGTGCATCCCATCGCGCCTCGCTTCAGAAAGAGCTTGGCATCATTACAAATCGAATCATTCGATGGACAGATCGGTTCTTCCCAGAATTCCAACATGTCTTTAAAGACATCGGGAAAACCGCCCTGGCTGTGCTGGAGAAAACACCATTACCAGAGGACCTTCGAGAAAAAGAAGTGGCGGAGCTACTCCCTTTCTACAAAGAGGTTGAAGGGTTAAAGTGTGTCTCTTCTCCCAAAATAATAAAACTCAAGGAAGCTGCCGAAATCTCGATTGGGTTGACCGAAGGCCTGGAAATGGCTCGATTTGAGATTCATTCCTTGGTGATGCAATATAGGCTCGTGGAACAACAGTATGAATTACTGGCAGAACGGTTACAAGAAATCGCTCAAGATATGCCCGATTATATATTTTTGTTATCTATCGAGGGGATCGGCTCCAATACAGCCATCGAGCTGTTATCAGAGGTAGGGCCCTTCACAAACTTTCGTAGTCCACGCCAAATCATCAAACTAGCGGGACTAACATTACGTGAAAACTCCTCGGGTGAGCAAAAAGGACAAAAGAAGATTTCTAAACGAGGTCGCAAAAGATTGCGTGCAGCCCTCTTCCGAGCCATCTTGCCTATGATTCGTTACAACCCTGCCTTTAAGGCACTATATCATTATTATATTGAACGCCCAGTAAACCCTTTAAGAAAGAAAGAAGCCATGGTGGTCTTATGTGGAAAACTATTAAAAATCGCACATGGCCTCTGTACAAAAAAACAGATGTTTCAATCAGAACGCATGATACAAGACCTGACCGTTCTTCAAACGGCAGCGTGA
- a CDS encoding polysaccharide deacetylase family protein yields MILKLTTWLLPAALTILLVGCNAETTEVQKELGEKNEVNKETVETKPEETEKVEEIKPVEEVIEEEPVSEIKYEINEANWTIKPIADANPKAVLLTIDDAPDKYAVEMAKTLKELDAPAIFFVNGHFIDSEEEQANLKEIYDLGFSIGNHTQTHANLKNSSEEQQQEEIIKVNETIEAVIGEKPKFFRAPFGVNTDFSKSLVHQEGMVLMNWTYGYDWEKQYMEANSLADIMVNTEYLVDGANLLMHDREWTAAALSKIVEGLRAKGYELIDPKTIKTIE; encoded by the coding sequence ATTATATTGAAACTTACAACTTGGTTATTACCCGCAGCACTAACTATTTTATTAGTAGGATGTAATGCAGAAACAACGGAAGTTCAAAAAGAGCTTGGAGAAAAAAATGAAGTTAATAAAGAAACGGTAGAAACAAAGCCGGAAGAAACTGAAAAAGTGGAAGAAATAAAGCCTGTAGAGGAAGTTATTGAGGAAGAACCAGTTTCAGAAATAAAGTATGAAATTAATGAGGCAAATTGGACGATAAAACCAATTGCTGATGCGAATCCTAAGGCTGTGCTTTTAACGATTGACGATGCTCCAGATAAATATGCTGTCGAAATGGCGAAAACATTAAAAGAACTTGATGCTCCAGCTATCTTTTTTGTGAATGGTCATTTCATAGATTCAGAGGAAGAACAAGCTAATTTAAAAGAGATATATGATTTAGGCTTTTCTATTGGAAATCACACTCAAACACACGCGAATTTAAAAAATAGCAGTGAAGAACAGCAACAAGAAGAAATAATTAAAGTAAACGAGACGATAGAAGCAGTGATCGGTGAGAAGCCTAAATTTTTCCGAGCTCCTTTTGGTGTAAATACTGATTTTAGTAAGTCCTTGGTTCATCAAGAAGGAATGGTCTTGATGAATTGGACATATGGATACGATTGGGAGAAACAATATATGGAGGCTAACAGTTTAGCAGATATTATGGTTAATACGGAGTATCTAGTAGACGGAGCAAATTTGCTAATGCATGATCGAGAATGGACCGCAGCAGCTCTTTCGAAAATTGTAGAAGGCTTACGAGCAAAAGGGTATGAATTGATTGATCCAAAAACTATTAAAACGATAGAATAA
- the lpdA gene encoding dihydrolipoyl dehydrogenase codes for MVVGDFPIETDTLVIGSGPGGYVAAIRAAQTGQKVVVVEKEHIGGVCLNVGCIPSKALISVGHRFEQAKHSDDMGITASDVKIDFSKAQAFKESVVKKLTSGVSGLLKGNNIEVVSGEAYFVDANTVRVMDEKSAQTYTFKHAIIATGSRPVEIPTFKYTKRVINSTGALNLQEVPEKLVVIGGGYIGTELGSAYANLGSQVTIIEGGDDILAGFEKQMTTIVKKGLKKKGVDMVVKASAKGVEESDTGVVVTYEVGGEEKKVEADYVLVTVGRRPNTDEIGLEELGIKFAERGLIEVDKQCRTSISNIFAIGDVVAGPQLAHKASYEGKVAAEAIAGQSSVVDYLAIPAVCFTDPELATVGLSEAQAKEQGFDVAAGKFPFGANGRALALNATEGFVKLVSRKEDGLLLGAQIVGQGASDMIAELGLAIEAGMTVEDIAMTIHAHPTLGEIAMEAAEVVMGHPIHILSK; via the coding sequence ATGGTAGTAGGAGATTTCCCGATTGAAACAGATACTTTAGTAATAGGTTCAGGTCCTGGAGGTTATGTAGCTGCAATTCGTGCTGCACAAACAGGACAAAAGGTAGTAGTTGTAGAGAAAGAACATATCGGTGGAGTATGCTTAAACGTAGGGTGTATCCCTTCTAAAGCGTTAATCTCAGTTGGTCACCGTTTTGAACAAGCAAAACATTCAGATGACATGGGTATCACGGCATCTGATGTTAAAATTGACTTTTCAAAAGCACAAGCTTTCAAAGAAAGTGTTGTGAAAAAATTAACTAGCGGTGTTTCCGGATTATTAAAAGGTAACAATATTGAAGTGGTTTCTGGTGAAGCTTACTTTGTTGATGCAAATACAGTTCGTGTAATGGATGAGAAGTCTGCACAAACTTATACTTTTAAACATGCGATAATCGCTACTGGATCTCGTCCAGTAGAAATTCCAACATTTAAATATACAAAACGTGTTATTAACTCAACTGGTGCTTTAAATCTTCAAGAGGTACCTGAAAAATTAGTAGTAATTGGTGGAGGGTACATTGGAACTGAGTTAGGTTCTGCATATGCTAACCTAGGTTCACAAGTTACAATTATCGAAGGCGGAGACGATATTTTAGCTGGCTTCGAAAAACAAATGACTACTATTGTTAAAAAAGGCTTGAAGAAAAAAGGCGTAGATATGGTAGTGAAAGCATCTGCAAAAGGTGTTGAAGAATCTGATACTGGCGTAGTCGTAACTTATGAAGTTGGTGGAGAAGAGAAAAAAGTGGAAGCTGACTATGTATTAGTTACAGTTGGCCGCCGCCCTAACACCGATGAAATTGGTTTAGAAGAGCTTGGTATTAAATTTGCAGAACGCGGATTAATCGAAGTAGATAAGCAATGTCGCACTAGCATTAGCAATATCTTTGCTATCGGTGATGTAGTAGCGGGGCCACAGCTTGCTCACAAAGCTTCTTATGAAGGTAAAGTAGCTGCTGAAGCGATTGCTGGTCAATCATCTGTTGTAGATTATCTTGCAATTCCAGCTGTTTGCTTCACAGATCCAGAGCTAGCTACAGTTGGTTTATCTGAAGCACAAGCAAAAGAACAAGGATTTGATGTAGCAGCTGGTAAGTTCCCGTTCGGAGCTAACGGTCGTGCACTTGCTCTTAACGCGACAGAAGGCTTTGTAAAACTTGTTTCACGTAAAGAAGATGGATTATTACTTGGCGCTCAAATCGTAGGTCAAGGTGCATCTGATATGATCGCTGAACTTGGTTTAGCAATTGAAGCAGGTATGACGGTTGAGGATATCGCTATGACTATTCATGCACATCCAACGCTTGGAGAAATTGCAATGGAAGCTGCAGAAGTAGTAATGGGTCACCCAATCCATATTCTATCTAAATAA
- a CDS encoding dihydrolipoamide acetyltransferase family protein gives MAFEFRLPDIGEGIHEGEIVKWFVKAGDEVDEDDILCEVQNDKAVVEIPSPVKGKVTDVLVSEGTVAVVGDVLVKLDAPGYEDLQFKGDHSGEEKTEAQVQSTLEDGKEVEKEAVDASKNQQPSTPTKEKTETTEVKPKGDTRVIAMPSVRKFAREKEVNIADVNGTGKNGRILKEDIEAFLSGDQSVEEATSTAPAAEQEKVQETKSSAPVSLEGEFPETREKLSPMRKAIAKAMVNSKHTAPHVTLMDEVDVTELVAHRKKFKEIAAEKNIKLTYLPYVVKALVSTLREFPALNTSYDDDTNEVIQKHYYNIGIAADTEKGLLVPVIKNADRKSVFTISDEINSLATKARDGKLSPAEMKGASCSISNIGSAGGQWFTPVINHPEVAILGIGRISEKPVIKNSEIVAAPVLALSLSFDHRMIDGATAQHALNHIKRLLSSPELLLMEA, from the coding sequence TTGGCATTTGAATTCCGCCTACCGGATATTGGAGAAGGTATACATGAAGGAGAAATCGTTAAATGGTTTGTTAAGGCCGGTGACGAAGTTGATGAGGACGATATCCTTTGCGAAGTACAAAATGATAAAGCTGTAGTAGAAATTCCTTCACCTGTAAAAGGAAAAGTAACAGACGTGTTGGTAAGCGAAGGAACAGTTGCTGTAGTTGGCGACGTACTAGTTAAGTTGGATGCACCAGGCTATGAGGATCTTCAATTTAAAGGAGACCACAGTGGTGAAGAAAAAACAGAAGCTCAAGTACAATCTACTTTAGAGGATGGCAAGGAAGTGGAGAAAGAAGCAGTTGATGCTTCTAAAAATCAGCAACCTTCTACACCTACTAAAGAAAAGACTGAAACTACAGAGGTTAAACCTAAAGGCGACACTCGTGTAATCGCGATGCCTTCCGTTCGTAAATTTGCTCGTGAAAAAGAAGTGAATATTGCAGACGTAAATGGTACTGGCAAAAACGGTCGAATCCTTAAAGAGGACATTGAAGCATTCCTTTCTGGAGACCAATCAGTTGAAGAAGCTACATCTACAGCACCAGCTGCTGAACAGGAGAAAGTGCAAGAAACAAAATCTTCTGCACCAGTTAGCTTAGAAGGAGAATTCCCTGAAACTCGTGAGAAACTATCTCCAATGCGTAAGGCAATTGCAAAAGCAATGGTTAATTCCAAGCATACTGCACCACATGTAACGCTTATGGATGAAGTGGATGTTACTGAGCTAGTTGCACATCGCAAGAAATTCAAAGAAATAGCTGCAGAGAAAAATATCAAGTTAACTTATTTACCTTATGTAGTGAAAGCTTTAGTAAGTACATTGCGTGAATTCCCAGCCTTAAATACTTCGTATGATGATGATACAAACGAAGTTATCCAAAAGCATTATTACAACATAGGGATAGCAGCGGATACAGAAAAAGGATTGTTAGTGCCTGTTATTAAGAATGCAGATCGTAAATCAGTATTTACAATCTCTGACGAAATTAATTCATTAGCTACAAAAGCTAGAGACGGCAAATTATCTCCAGCTGAGATGAAGGGTGCATCATGCTCAATTTCTAATATTGGCTCTGCTGGTGGACAATGGTTTACACCTGTTATCAACCATCCGGAAGTGGCAATCCTCGGAATTGGTCGAATTTCAGAAAAACCTGTAATAAAAAATAGTGAAATTGTAGCCGCTCCTGTGTTAGCATTATCATTGAGCTTTGATCATCGCATGATCGATGGTGCGACTGCCCAACATGCGTTGAACCATATAAAACGTTTATTAAGCAGTCCAGAATTATTATTAATGGAGGCGTAA
- a CDS encoding alpha-ketoacid dehydrogenase subunit beta: MAQMTMIQAITDALRTELKNDENVLVFGEDVGNNGGVFRATEGLQKEFGEDRVFDTPLAESGIGGLAVGLSLQGFRPVPEIQFFGFVYEVMDSISGQLSRMRFRTGGAFNAPVTIRSPFGGGVHTPEMHADSLELLMTSTPGVKVVIPSTPYDAKGLLISAIRDNDPVIFLEHMKLYRSFRGEVPEEEYTIPLGKADVKREGTDLTIIAYGAMVQESLKAAEELEKEGHSVEVVDLRTVQPLDIETIIASVEKTNRAIVVQEAQKQAGIAANVVAEITERAILSLEAPVLRVAAPDTVFPFSQAETVWLPNSKDIMETAKKVLNF, translated from the coding sequence ATGGCGCAAATGACGATGATTCAAGCGATTACGGATGCTCTCCGTACTGAGCTTAAAAATGATGAAAATGTGTTAGTCTTCGGCGAAGACGTTGGTAATAACGGCGGAGTATTCCGTGCAACTGAAGGGCTACAAAAAGAATTTGGGGAAGATCGTGTATTTGATACACCACTTGCAGAGTCAGGTATTGGTGGACTAGCAGTTGGTCTTTCGTTACAAGGATTCCGTCCTGTTCCTGAAATCCAATTCTTTGGTTTCGTATATGAAGTGATGGATTCAATTAGTGGACAATTATCTCGTATGCGTTTCCGTACAGGTGGTGCTTTTAATGCACCAGTAACTATACGTTCACCTTTTGGTGGAGGAGTTCATACACCAGAAATGCACGCAGATAGCTTGGAGCTTTTAATGACTTCAACTCCTGGTGTGAAAGTGGTTATTCCATCTACACCTTACGATGCAAAGGGTTTACTAATATCCGCTATTCGTGATAATGATCCAGTTATTTTCTTAGAACATATGAAATTATATCGTTCTTTCCGCGGTGAAGTTCCTGAGGAAGAGTATACTATTCCTCTTGGAAAAGCAGACGTGAAACGTGAAGGTACTGATTTAACGATCATTGCTTATGGTGCAATGGTTCAAGAAAGCTTGAAAGCAGCTGAGGAACTAGAAAAAGAAGGACACTCTGTTGAAGTTGTGGATCTTCGTACTGTACAACCATTAGATATCGAAACAATCATTGCTTCTGTAGAAAAAACAAACCGCGCAATTGTTGTACAAGAGGCGCAAAAACAAGCTGGTATTGCAGCAAACGTTGTTGCAGAAATTACAGAGAGAGCTATTCTAAGCCTAGAGGCTCCAGTTCTACGTGTGGCTGCACCAGATACTGTATTCCCATTCTCTCAAGCAGAGACAGTTTGGTTACCAAACTCTAAAGATATAATGGAAACAGCAAAGAAAGTATTAAATTTCTAA
- the pdhA gene encoding pyruvate dehydrogenase (acetyl-transferring) E1 component subunit alpha: MASNKENQFDPMKTLHEIEEKFEMFQILNEDGEIVNEQADPNLSEEDLVELMSRMVYTRILDQRSISLNRQGRLGFYAPTAGQEASQLASHFACEKEDFILPGYRDVPQIVWHGLPLWQAFLFSRGHFMGNQIPEGVNVFPPQIIIGAQFIQAAGVALGMQKRGKKSIAITYTGDGGSSQGDFYEGINFAGAFRVPAVFIVQNNQYAISTPRELQTAAKTIAQKGIAAGLPSIVVDGMDPLAVYVATKDARDRAVKGEGPSLIETVCYRYGPHTMAGDDPTRYRTSETDSEWEKKDPLVRFRKYLEGKGIWSEEKEAEVIERAKEEIKDAIKKADSAPKQKVTDLINIMYEENPYNLDEQLAYYTEKESK, translated from the coding sequence ATGGCTTCAAACAAAGAAAACCAGTTTGACCCAATGAAAACGCTTCATGAAATCGAAGAAAAGTTTGAAATGTTCCAGATTTTAAATGAAGACGGGGAAATTGTTAATGAGCAAGCAGACCCTAATTTATCGGAAGAAGATTTAGTTGAATTAATGAGTCGTATGGTTTACACAAGAATATTAGATCAACGTTCTATCTCGTTAAATCGTCAAGGTCGTTTAGGATTCTATGCACCTACAGCAGGGCAAGAGGCTTCCCAGCTTGCTTCCCATTTCGCATGTGAAAAAGAAGATTTCATCCTACCAGGCTATCGCGATGTTCCACAAATAGTTTGGCATGGCTTACCATTATGGCAAGCATTTTTATTTTCACGTGGTCATTTTATGGGTAACCAAATTCCAGAAGGTGTAAACGTATTCCCACCACAAATTATTATTGGTGCGCAATTTATTCAAGCAGCTGGAGTAGCTTTAGGTATGCAAAAACGCGGTAAGAAATCTATTGCTATTACATATACAGGAGACGGTGGTTCTTCACAAGGGGACTTTTACGAAGGTATTAACTTCGCAGGTGCTTTCCGTGTACCAGCAGTGTTTATCGTCCAAAACAACCAGTACGCTATTTCCACTCCTCGTGAGTTACAAACAGCAGCAAAAACAATTGCACAAAAAGGTATTGCGGCTGGTTTACCAAGTATCGTAGTAGACGGTATGGATCCACTTGCAGTATATGTTGCAACGAAGGATGCTAGAGACCGTGCTGTTAAAGGTGAAGGACCAAGCTTAATCGAGACGGTTTGTTATCGATATGGCCCTCATACAATGGCTGGTGATGATCCTACACGCTACCGTACATCTGAAACGGATTCAGAATGGGAGAAAAAAGATCCGCTAGTACGCTTCCGCAAGTATTTGGAAGGTAAAGGTATTTGGAGCGAAGAAAAAGAAGCAGAAGTTATTGAGAGAGCAAAAGAAGAGATTAAAGATGCTATTAAAAAAGCAGATTCTGCTCCAAAACAAAAAGTAACTGATTTAATAAATATTATGTATGAAGAAAATCCATATAACTTAGATGAGCAATTAGCTTACTATACAGAGAAGGAGTCGAAGTAA
- a CDS encoding YkyA family protein, which produces MKKLIFVVPFMSLLLLSACSFGESTQEKLSDALTEIYEAEEGYREVQTSLKETELKEQGNFQSMMELTQDQKEELSAQVDATANLLEERMTLVEKEKDSISKAKDKLTKLESVISDAKEESEKESIRSVEDAFKNRYDSYDKLVEQYNSLASLQDALYNMLLDEEADVSKIQEQVAEVNKQNEAVQQAVQEFNDLTKQLNEVKDQAFSTLQKEE; this is translated from the coding sequence ATGAAAAAATTAATATTCGTGGTTCCTTTCATGTCACTTTTACTATTGTCTGCCTGCTCTTTTGGAGAAAGTACTCAGGAAAAATTATCTGATGCTTTAACTGAAATCTATGAAGCAGAAGAAGGCTATAGAGAAGTTCAGACTTCCTTGAAGGAAACAGAGTTAAAGGAACAGGGAAATTTTCAAAGCATGATGGAATTAACTCAGGACCAAAAAGAAGAGCTTAGTGCTCAAGTAGATGCAACTGCTAATCTATTAGAAGAACGTATGACACTGGTAGAAAAAGAAAAGGATTCCATATCTAAAGCAAAGGATAAGCTTACAAAACTAGAGTCAGTTATTTCTGATGCTAAAGAGGAATCCGAAAAGGAAAGTATCCGTTCAGTAGAAGATGCTTTTAAAAATCGATATGATTCTTACGATAAGTTGGTTGAACAATATAACTCTCTTGCAAGCTTACAAGACGCTCTTTATAATATGCTTTTAGACGAAGAAGCGGACGTATCTAAAATTCAAGAACAGGTTGCAGAGGTTAATAAGCAGAATGAAGCAGTTCAACAAGCAGTTCAAGAATTTAATGATTTAACAAAACAATTAAATGAAGTAAAAGATCAGGCTTTTTCCACACTTCAAAAAGAAGAATAA
- the def gene encoding peptide deformylase, whose product MILMPNIIRDGHPTLRKKTEELTFPLTEDEKALAHDLLEYVINSQDDEMVKKYNLRPGIGIAAPQVNQSKRMFAIHLMDENDQEISFVAVNPKIISHSVEKTYIPSGEGCLSVDEVIEGYVPRYARITATGFYPDGTPFKKRLKGLAAIAFQHELDHLNGIMFYDHINPQNPYAEIADAFPYENK is encoded by the coding sequence ATGATTTTAATGCCTAACATTATTAGAGATGGACATCCTACTCTACGCAAGAAAACGGAAGAGCTTACCTTTCCACTCACTGAGGATGAAAAAGCTCTGGCACATGATTTATTGGAGTACGTTATAAATAGCCAAGATGATGAAATGGTGAAAAAATACAACCTTCGTCCTGGAATTGGAATTGCTGCACCCCAAGTAAACCAATCTAAAAGAATGTTTGCCATACACCTAATGGATGAGAACGATCAGGAAATAAGCTTTGTTGCAGTTAACCCTAAAATTATTAGCCATTCCGTAGAAAAAACATATATACCTTCTGGTGAAGGCTGTCTATCTGTAGACGAAGTTATTGAAGGGTATGTTCCTCGATATGCCAGAATTACAGCAACTGGATTTTATCCAGATGGAACTCCATTTAAGAAACGTCTAAAAGGTCTGGCTGCTATCGCCTTCCAACATGAATTAGACCATTTGAATGGCATTATGTTTTATGACCATATCAATCCACAAAACCCTTATGCGGAAATAGCAGATGCATTTCCTTACGAAAATAAATAA
- a CDS encoding carbohydrate kinase, whose amino-acid sequence MIEQSNKYVLVYGDAFVDYISKDQTNKSFKKFLGGATVNVAAGIGRLGSSSSFITIIGEDDTSKFVKRELEAEGVDLSYIQVDPEKSISGVYVHLTENNDRHFHTYLDDTPDLQVDFSMIDLNAFNQASAFHFCSGTLFHAIARETTRKIVDEVKKSSALISFDANIRPLRWNTEQQCRETICSFLHDVDIFKITEEELLFLTQANTQLEGLNRLAEYNISVILVTVGANGTYAMIEGELVHIPTEKVIAVDTTGAGDAFMAGILSKIQSEGKPETREEWIRYIAFGNKLGSICATNFGALSAMPKLSDIN is encoded by the coding sequence ATGATAGAGCAAAGTAATAAGTACGTATTAGTATATGGCGATGCCTTTGTTGACTATATTTCAAAGGATCAGACAAATAAGAGCTTTAAAAAGTTTTTAGGGGGAGCCACTGTAAATGTAGCTGCAGGTATTGGCAGACTAGGCTCTTCTTCCTCTTTTATAACTATTATCGGAGAAGATGATACCTCTAAATTTGTGAAAAGGGAGCTAGAAGCAGAAGGAGTTGACCTTTCTTATATACAGGTCGACCCGGAAAAATCTATAAGTGGAGTTTATGTGCACTTAACAGAAAATAACGATCGTCATTTTCATACTTATTTAGATGATACCCCTGACTTACAAGTAGATTTCTCTATGATAGACTTGAATGCTTTTAATCAAGCAAGTGCTTTCCATTTTTGCTCTGGGACATTATTTCATGCAATCGCTAGAGAGACTACTAGAAAAATAGTAGATGAAGTGAAGAAATCTAGTGCGCTAATATCGTTTGATGCTAATATTCGCCCTTTAAGATGGAATACTGAACAGCAATGCAGAGAGACAATTTGTTCGTTTCTTCATGACGTAGATATATTTAAAATCACGGAGGAAGAACTTCTCTTTTTAACTCAAGCTAATACTCAATTAGAGGGTCTTAATAGATTAGCGGAATATAATATTTCCGTAATCCTTGTAACAGTAGGAGCAAATGGAACATACGCCATGATCGAAGGGGAACTGGTTCATATTCCAACTGAAAAGGTAATAGCTGTTGATACAACCGGTGCTGGAGATGCATTTATGGCAGGAATTCTATCAAAAATCCAGTCAGAAGGTAAGCCTGAAACTAGGGAAGAATGGATCAGATATATTGCTTTTGGGAATAAGCTCGGATCTATTTGTGCTACAAACTTTGGAGCGTTGTCTGCTATGCCAAAATTGTCCGATATAAACTAA